A portion of the Pseudobacteriovorax antillogorgiicola genome contains these proteins:
- a CDS encoding alkaline phosphatase D family protein, protein MKFSRRAFLKTATAATPITLSMASPAQAWFFKKPKKSYERSQWLGYQFPSAKSAMIFSCGIASGDPSPTGVLLWTRINPEMIRDGASLFFEVSHSPDFHVSSRVCEGQISAEKITNRDDYTIKLVLEGCLDPVSTYYYRFSYDQSYSPIGRCRTLPEKNQSFSELNLASASCQDFGNGFYSAYRHLAHNQEVDFVVHLGDFIYETTGDTSFQNGALAERQFQLSTGSLIAETLDDYREIYRHYRKDIDLQEAMAAHTWIMVPDDHETANDFFWDYESDTPVMPDHPIQSLTSENDRLEASVKLRLGSQKAWTEYVPAQVDFDPNDLNPFTNLKLYRSFEFGDLVNLNMIDTRSYRSAPPCGLETIGGRYLPKLRCDSYKEYGRTMLGEEQKYWLFNRLNDNDSVWPVIGNQTFMGRLGLQSPKGAVPINVDAWDGYEAERRELIHVMQDQGHNNHIVLTGDLHTYIASHLKLDHDDLSPFNWSNHVGAEFMTSSITSAGLNDQVLAAICNDNRVLSQGLRYTAEALIRVQNPHIKRFNSKDHGYSMFRFRRYHMEWLGLTFDKNIPHSEAQIVHHLQKVRHVPWVTRSPASEVDAKIL, encoded by the coding sequence ATGAAATTTTCACGTCGTGCTTTTTTAAAGACAGCTACAGCTGCGACACCCATTACGTTAAGTATGGCAAGCCCAGCCCAAGCTTGGTTTTTCAAAAAACCTAAAAAATCCTATGAGCGATCCCAGTGGTTAGGCTATCAATTCCCGAGTGCTAAAAGCGCTATGATATTCAGCTGCGGAATTGCTTCAGGAGATCCAAGTCCCACAGGAGTTCTCCTCTGGACAAGAATTAACCCTGAGATGATACGGGATGGTGCATCCCTTTTTTTTGAAGTGAGTCATAGCCCGGATTTTCATGTATCTAGTCGTGTGTGTGAGGGCCAGATCTCAGCAGAAAAAATCACGAACCGAGACGACTATACGATCAAGTTAGTATTAGAGGGCTGCTTGGATCCAGTTTCAACATACTACTACAGGTTTTCCTATGATCAGAGCTACTCACCGATCGGACGATGTCGGACATTACCTGAAAAAAATCAGAGCTTTAGCGAGCTGAATTTGGCCTCTGCATCCTGTCAAGACTTTGGTAACGGCTTTTACAGTGCCTATCGACACCTAGCACACAACCAGGAAGTTGATTTTGTGGTTCACCTTGGAGACTTTATTTATGAAACAACTGGCGACACTAGCTTTCAAAATGGCGCTCTAGCTGAACGACAGTTTCAACTCTCCACGGGAAGCCTTATCGCTGAAACTCTCGACGATTATCGCGAAATTTATCGCCACTATCGCAAAGATATAGACCTTCAAGAAGCCATGGCTGCACACACCTGGATCATGGTTCCTGACGACCATGAAACAGCCAATGACTTTTTCTGGGACTATGAGAGTGACACTCCTGTCATGCCCGATCATCCGATACAATCACTTACTAGCGAGAACGATCGATTAGAAGCTAGCGTCAAGCTACGCTTGGGTTCACAGAAAGCTTGGACCGAGTATGTTCCTGCGCAAGTTGACTTTGATCCTAATGACTTAAACCCCTTTACCAATCTCAAACTGTATCGATCCTTCGAATTCGGTGATCTGGTGAACCTAAATATGATCGATACCAGAAGCTATCGCTCCGCACCACCTTGTGGACTAGAAACCATTGGAGGACGTTACCTTCCTAAACTCCGTTGTGACAGCTACAAAGAATATGGCCGCACGATGCTAGGGGAAGAGCAAAAATACTGGCTGTTTAATCGACTTAATGACAACGATTCTGTTTGGCCAGTGATCGGCAACCAAACTTTTATGGGTCGCTTAGGGCTCCAGTCGCCAAAAGGCGCGGTTCCTATCAACGTTGATGCTTGGGATGGCTACGAGGCGGAACGTCGCGAGCTGATTCACGTGATGCAAGATCAGGGACACAATAACCATATTGTTCTCACTGGAGACCTTCACACCTATATCGCCTCTCACTTGAAACTCGACCATGACGATCTATCTCCATTTAACTGGAGTAACCATGTGGGCGCCGAATTTATGACCAGCTCCATCACCTCCGCTGGACTTAACGATCAGGTGCTCGCTGCAATCTGTAATGACAACCGCGTTCTTTCCCAGGGCTTACGGTATACTGCTGAAGCACTCATTCGGGTTCAAAATCCGCATATCAAACGTTTCAACAGTAAAGACCACGGCTACTCAATGTTCCGGTTCCGTCGCTATCATATGGAATGGTTGGGACTTACATTCGATAAAAATATCCCTCACTCAGAAGCTCAAATTGTTCATCACTTACAGAAAGTAAGACATGTGCCTTGGGTAACTCGATCTCCAGCATCGGAGGTCGATGCTAAGATTTTATAA